A stretch of the Fusobacterium varium genome encodes the following:
- a CDS encoding 5-formyltetrahydrofolate cyclo-ligase, with translation MEKKSIRNHIREKREQLSFSEVRETSEKITEALLKSRYFQESQIIMSYMSFKNEIDTHKINEAVLRAGKKLLLPRTAGKEKMEAVEYGKGFQKGAMGIEEPIGDEYIGKIDLIVVPGIVFDKTGNRIGFGRGYYDRFLENYPDSVKVSIAYDFQLVEKIEVEEHDKKVDIIFLKNNMIEAKKC, from the coding sequence ATGGAGAAGAAGAGTATTAGAAATCATATAAGAGAAAAGAGAGAACAGCTTTCTTTCTCTGAAGTAAGAGAAACCAGTGAAAAAATAACAGAAGCTTTATTAAAAAGCAGATATTTTCAAGAATCACAAATAATAATGAGTTATATGAGTTTTAAAAATGAAATAGACACTCATAAGATAAACGAAGCTGTATTAAGAGCAGGAAAAAAACTTCTGCTTCCAAGAACAGCAGGAAAAGAAAAAATGGAAGCTGTAGAATATGGAAAAGGATTTCAAAAAGGAGCTATGGGGATAGAAGAACCTATTGGAGATGAATATATTGGAAAAATAGATTTGATAGTGGTTCCGGGAATAGTTTTTGATAAAACTGGAAATAGAATAGGATTTGGAAGAGGATATTATGATAGATTTTTAGAAAATTATCCAGATTCTGTGAAAGTATCCATTGCTTATGATTTTCAATTGGTAGAAAAAATAGAAGTTGAGGAACATGATAAAAAAGTAGATATCATTTTTTTAAAAAATAATATGATTGAAGCTAAGAAATGTTGA
- a CDS encoding putative transcriptional regulator, with the protein MSGHSKWNNIQHRKGAQDRKRAKLFTKFGRELTIAAKEGGGDPNFNPRLRLAIEKAKAGNMPKDILERAIKKGTGELEGVEFSEIRYEGYGPAGTAFIVDVVTDNKNRSASEVRMTFTRKGGNLGTDGAVAWMFKKQGVITVKSEGVDSDEFMMAALEAGAEDVSEEDGVFEVITDYTEFQTVLENLKAAGYAYEEAEISMNPENKVEITDLETAKKVMVLYDALDDLDDVQDVYANFDIAEELLDQLD; encoded by the coding sequence GTGTCAGGACATAGTAAATGGAATAATATCCAGCATAGAAAAGGTGCTCAAGATAGAAAGAGAGCAAAATTATTCACTAAATTTGGAAGAGAATTAACAATAGCAGCTAAAGAAGGTGGAGGAGATCCGAACTTCAATCCTAGACTTAGACTTGCAATTGAGAAAGCAAAAGCTGGAAATATGCCTAAAGATATATTAGAAAGAGCTATTAAAAAAGGAACTGGAGAACTTGAAGGAGTAGAATTTTCTGAAATCAGATATGAGGGTTATGGACCAGCAGGAACTGCTTTTATAGTTGATGTAGTTACAGACAATAAAAACAGATCAGCTTCAGAAGTAAGAATGACTTTCACTAGAAAAGGTGGAAATCTTGGAACTGATGGGGCTGTTGCATGGATGTTTAAAAAACAGGGAGTTATCACTGTAAAATCTGAAGGAGTAGATTCTGATGAATTTATGATGGCAGCTTTAGAGGCAGGAGCAGAGGATGTATCTGAAGAAGATGGAGTATTTGAAGTTATTACTGATTATACTGAATTTCAAACTGTTCTTGAAAATCTAAAAGCAGCAGGATATGCTTATGAAGAAGCTGAAATTTCAATGAATCCAGAAAATAAAGTTGAGATCACTGATCTTGAAACTGCTAAGAAAGTAATGGTTCTTTATGACGCATTAGACGATCTTGATGATGTTCAAGATGTTTATGCTAACTTTGATATTGCAGAGGAATTACTAGATCAATTAGATTAG
- a CDS encoding putative peptidase, giving the protein MIKPKRLKKGDKIAIVSLSWGGLGDENFIHKFYIAKERLEKDFGLEVICMPNALKGSEFIAQHPELRAKDLMDAFLDKTISAIFCAIGGEDTIRILPYIDLEVIKNNPKIFMGYSDSTINHFMMYKAGLVSFYGPSIMCEFGEYVKMFDYTQSAVNDILFGEWEEYPLLPSLEWTDEYILWEKNNMNISHVMKKDIHGYEVINGFGITKGHLLGGCIDVFMMANCTKIWPTLNEWTNSILFIETSEDKPTPEFIKWTFRNLAAQGILKVINGIIIGKPQGEIFYEEYKTAIKDVVVNEEKLVNLPIFYNINFGHAKPIGIIPYGIIAELNCEEKTITFLENPTV; this is encoded by the coding sequence ATGATAAAACCAAAAAGGTTAAAAAAAGGAGATAAAATTGCTATTGTTAGCCTTTCATGGGGTGGACTGGGAGATGAAAATTTCATTCATAAATTTTATATTGCAAAAGAGAGATTGGAAAAAGATTTTGGATTAGAAGTTATTTGTATGCCCAATGCGCTAAAAGGCAGTGAATTTATAGCACAACATCCTGAATTGAGAGCTAAAGATTTAATGGATGCATTTTTGGATAAGACAATTTCAGCTATCTTTTGTGCTATTGGGGGAGAAGATACAATACGTATACTTCCATATATTGACTTAGAAGTAATAAAAAATAATCCCAAAATATTTATGGGGTATTCTGATAGTACGATAAATCATTTTATGATGTATAAGGCAGGACTTGTATCATTTTATGGGCCTTCTATAATGTGTGAGTTTGGTGAATATGTAAAAATGTTTGATTATACTCAAAGTGCAGTTAATGATATATTGTTTGGAGAATGGGAGGAATATCCTCTTCTCCCAAGTTTAGAGTGGACAGATGAATATATTTTATGGGAAAAAAATAATATGAATATATCACATGTAATGAAGAAAGATATACATGGCTATGAAGTTATAAATGGTTTTGGAATTACAAAAGGACATCTTTTAGGAGGATGTATAGATGTATTTATGATGGCTAATTGTACAAAAATTTGGCCAACTTTAAATGAGTGGACAAATTCAATATTATTTATTGAAACAAGTGAAGATAAACCAACTCCGGAATTTATAAAATGGACTTTTAGAAATCTTGCAGCTCAAGGGATATTGAAAGTAATAAATGGTATCATTATAGGAAAACCACAAGGTGAAATATTTTATGAAGAATATAAAACAGCAATTAAAGATGTTGTAGTTAATGAAGAAAAATTAGTGAATCTTCCAATTTTTTATAATATAAACTTTGGACATGCTAAACCAATAGGGATAATTCCATATGGAATCATAGCAGAGTTAAATTGTGAAGAAAAAACAATAACCTTTTTAGAAAATCCAACAGTATAA
- a CDS encoding ABC transporter periplasmic component protein, with translation MKKKLSMIFLLLAMVLLSVNIYAETSVTVAQNADAKTLDPTASNDVPSHRVTLQIYDNLVDRDHGKLVPGLAESWTQVDPLTLDVKIRKNIKFHNGDPLTVGDVVFSLQKAKEAPSMMSFYSDIDKIEAVDDETVRITTKKPFGPLVNYLAHKGAGIMSEKVVKAAGDNYGQHPVGTGPFMFDSWISADRIVLKANPNYYKGKPAIDTLIFRVIPEGVNRTIALETKEADIAYDIDPIDHDMVRNHSNLTLLQKSALTMNYLGFNTEKAPFNKKEVRQAIAYAIDMDSMIGAVYLGAASKANSPVSPDVFGYNKDTKGYEYNVTKAKELLTQAGYPNGFKAKIWTNDNGIRKDTAVILQDQLKQIGIDASIEILEWGSYLDRLIRKEHDMFLLGWTPSPDADSALYAVFHSKNHGSAGNRTYYTNARVDELLDKGRETTVEADRLESYKEAQNIIMDEVPLIPLVYPDNNVGMQKNIKGFELDPENQHNLYPVSK, from the coding sequence ATGAAAAAAAAGTTATCAATGATATTTCTTTTATTAGCAATGGTTTTGTTATCAGTAAATATTTATGCTGAAACAAGTGTGACAGTTGCTCAGAATGCAGATGCAAAAACATTAGATCCAACAGCATCTAATGATGTTCCTTCTCACAGAGTAACTCTTCAGATATATGATAATCTGGTAGATAGAGATCATGGAAAACTTGTTCCAGGATTAGCAGAAAGCTGGACACAAGTTGACCCTTTAACATTAGATGTAAAAATCAGAAAAAATATAAAATTTCATAATGGAGATCCATTGACTGTTGGAGATGTTGTATTCAGTCTTCAAAAAGCTAAAGAGGCTCCAAGTATGATGAGTTTCTATTCTGATATAGATAAAATAGAAGCTGTTGATGATGAAACAGTAAGAATAACAACTAAGAAACCTTTTGGGCCGCTTGTTAATTATCTAGCTCATAAAGGAGCAGGAATAATGAGTGAAAAAGTAGTGAAAGCTGCTGGGGATAATTATGGGCAGCATCCAGTTGGAACAGGACCATTTATGTTTGATTCTTGGATATCAGCTGACAGAATAGTTTTAAAAGCAAATCCTAATTATTATAAAGGAAAACCAGCAATAGATACATTAATATTTAGAGTAATTCCAGAAGGAGTAAACAGAACAATAGCTCTGGAAACAAAAGAGGCAGATATTGCCTATGATATAGATCCTATTGATCACGACATGGTAAGAAATCATTCTAATCTTACTCTTCTTCAAAAATCAGCTTTAACAATGAATTATTTAGGATTTAATACAGAAAAAGCTCCTTTTAATAAAAAAGAAGTAAGACAGGCAATAGCCTATGCAATAGATATGGACAGTATGATTGGAGCAGTATATCTAGGAGCAGCTTCTAAAGCAAATTCACCAGTATCTCCAGATGTATTTGGATATAATAAAGATACTAAAGGTTATGAATACAATGTGACTAAAGCTAAAGAACTTTTAACACAAGCAGGATATCCAAATGGATTTAAAGCAAAAATATGGACTAATGATAATGGAATCAGAAAAGATACTGCTGTTATTTTACAAGATCAATTAAAACAAATAGGAATAGATGCTTCAATAGAAATCTTGGAATGGGGTTCTTATTTAGATAGACTAATAAGAAAAGAACATGATATGTTTTTATTGGGATGGACACCAAGTCCAGATGCTGATTCAGCTTTATATGCAGTTTTCCATTCTAAAAATCATGGAAGTGCTGGAAATAGAACTTATTATACAAATGCGAGAGTAGATGAACTTCTTGATAAGGGAAGAGAAACTACTGTAGAAGCAGATAGACTAGAAAGCTATAAAGAAGCTCAGAATATAATTATGGATGAAGTTCCATTAATTCCATTGGTTTATCCAGATAATAATGTGGGAATGCAAAAAAATATAAAAGGATTTGAACTTGATCCTGAAAATCAACATAACCTTTATCCAGTAAGTAAATAA
- a CDS encoding putative transposase codes for MFFFYDRDLLTKLAYAVNDVFKYQFHNIKAKNQRIHKISKYSSKYFTNSDIIHYGLITVIHTFGRDLKWNPHIHAIVTLGGFNKNYQFLEKKYFHVNSIAGQWKKMVIDIVKSGNYDKPEIKAKAYAAANYLYRKNTRFFFNVAKNDLNNNIYAIKYIGRYLSRAPIAEYKIIDFYDNKVTFYYESLADDKQRIELTLDAETFLSKLIIHIPPKHFKMIRRFGIYSRNIKSELKNIMKFMRKYVSKYSNSTFYQLEIWKAFGVNPFYCFKCNARMKVKKISYFNIHTGSICWKEYR; via the coding sequence ATGTTTTTCTTCTATGATAGAGACCTTTTAACTAAGCTTGCTTATGCTGTTAATGATGTTTTTAAATATCAATTTCATAACATTAAAGCAAAAAATCAAAGAATTCATAAAATTTCAAAATATTCCTCTAAATACTTTACTAACTCAGATATCATTCATTATGGATTGATTACTGTTATTCATACCTTTGGACGCGATCTTAAATGGAATCCTCATATTCATGCTATTGTTACTTTAGGTGGATTCAATAAAAACTACCAATTTCTTGAAAAAAAATATTTTCATGTCAATTCCATTGCTGGACAATGGAAAAAAATGGTTATTGATATTGTTAAATCTGGAAATTATGACAAGCCTGAAATTAAAGCTAAAGCTTATGCTGCTGCTAACTACCTTTATCGCAAAAATACAAGATTCTTTTTCAATGTTGCAAAAAATGATTTAAATAATAATATTTATGCAATTAAATATATTGGCAGATACCTGTCAAGAGCTCCTATCGCAGAATATAAAATTATTGATTTCTATGATAATAAGGTTACTTTCTATTATGAAAGTCTTGCTGATGATAAACAAAGAATTGAGCTTACTTTAGATGCAGAAACATTTCTTTCTAAATTAATTATTCACATTCCCCCTAAACATTTCAAAATGATTAGGCGCTTTGGAATCTATTCTAGAAATATTAAATCAGAACTTAAAAATATTATGAAATTCATGAGAAAATATGTCTCTAAATATTCCAATTCTACTTTTTATCAACTTGAAATATGGAAAGCTTTTGGAGTAAATCCTTTTTATTGTTTTAAATGTAATGCCAGAATGAAAGTTAAAAAAATATCATATTTTAATATACATACAGGCTCCATTTGCTGGAAAGAATATCGCTAA
- a CDS encoding amino acid lyase — protein sequence MISFKNDYSEGALPYVMEALLKTNMEQTVGYGEDEYTAQAVEAIKKSIKCEDCYVRLLVGGTQTNLLTIAHSLRPHEAVIAADTGHISVHEGGAIEATGHKVIELKTSGDGKLNVELVRKSVELHEDTHMVQPKMVYISNPTEIGTLYSKQELIDLFEYCKSKDLYLYIDGARLASALASEKNDLKLEDYPKYSDVFYIGGTKCGLLFGEALVIVNKELRKSQFIRITKQKGATLAKGRLLGVQFAELFKGDNYYQVGKHSNEMAMTLKKAFLDKGFELKTDSYTNQQFPIFPVEMIEEIGKKYRYEFWEKVNDKYSAIRFVTSWATKKEHVDEFLKDFEELCKKYK from the coding sequence ATGATAAGTTTTAAAAATGATTACAGTGAAGGGGCATTGCCATATGTAATGGAAGCTTTATTAAAAACAAATATGGAACAGACAGTTGGATATGGTGAAGATGAGTATACAGCTCAGGCTGTAGAAGCGATAAAAAAGAGTATAAAATGTGAGGATTGCTATGTACGTCTTTTGGTAGGAGGAACTCAAACAAATCTGCTTACAATAGCTCATTCTCTCCGTCCGCATGAAGCAGTAATAGCAGCAGATACAGGACATATAAGTGTACATGAAGGTGGAGCTATAGAAGCTACAGGACATAAGGTAATTGAACTAAAGACTTCAGGAGATGGAAAGCTAAATGTAGAATTAGTAAGAAAGTCTGTAGAACTTCATGAGGATACTCACATGGTACAGCCTAAAATGGTGTATATATCAAATCCTACAGAAATAGGAACTCTTTATAGCAAGCAAGAACTTATTGATCTTTTTGAATATTGCAAATCTAAAGATCTTTATTTATATATTGATGGAGCAAGGCTTGCATCAGCTTTAGCTTCAGAAAAAAATGATTTGAAACTTGAAGATTATCCAAAATATTCAGATGTTTTTTATATAGGTGGAACAAAATGTGGACTTCTGTTTGGAGAGGCTTTAGTAATAGTTAATAAAGAATTAAGAAAGAGCCAATTTATACGTATCACAAAGCAAAAAGGGGCTACTTTGGCAAAAGGAAGACTTTTAGGGGTACAATTTGCTGAATTATTTAAGGGCGACAATTATTATCAAGTAGGAAAACATTCTAATGAAATGGCTATGACATTGAAAAAAGCATTTTTAGATAAGGGATTTGAATTGAAAACAGATTCATATACAAATCAGCAATTTCCAATATTTCCAGTAGAAATGATAGAGGAAATAGGCAAAAAATATAGATATGAATTCTGGGAAAAAGTAAATGATAAATATTCTGCTATACGTTTTGTTACATCTTGGGCAACTAAAAAAGAGCATGTAGATGAATTTTTGAAAGATTTTGAAGAATTGTGTAAAAAATATAAATAA
- a CDS encoding hydrolase has translation MKVSILGSGSSGNSIFVENDGIKLLVDAGFSCKKIEEKLKCIDRNIDEIDALLITHEHTDHIQGAGIISRKYDIPIYITPESYAAGESKLGKISDKNLKLITKDFFLKDGIKVRPFDVMHDAERTIGYRLETECGKRMAISTDIGYVSNTVREYFKEVDIMVIECNYDYNMLMKCSYPWDLKARVKSRNGHLSNNDAAKFIKDMYTERLRKVYLAHISKDSNNYDIVRNTVKEELSTNNIKLDFEIAMQDKVTDVFEL, from the coding sequence ATGAAAGTTTCAATTTTAGGAAGTGGAAGTAGTGGAAACTCTATTTTTGTAGAGAATGATGGTATCAAGCTTTTAGTTGATGCAGGTTTCAGCTGCAAAAAAATAGAAGAAAAATTAAAATGTATAGATAGGAATATAGATGAAATAGATGCTCTGCTAATAACACATGAACATACAGATCATATACAGGGAGCAGGAATAATATCAAGGAAATATGACATTCCAATATATATAACACCTGAAAGCTATGCTGCAGGAGAGAGTAAACTTGGAAAAATTTCGGATAAAAATCTAAAACTTATAACAAAGGACTTTTTTTTAAAAGATGGAATAAAGGTACGTCCTTTTGATGTAATGCATGATGCTGAAAGAACTATAGGATACAGATTGGAAACTGAATGTGGAAAAAGAATGGCTATATCAACAGATATAGGCTATGTAAGCAATACTGTAAGAGAATACTTCAAAGAAGTAGATATAATGGTTATTGAATGTAATTATGATTACAATATGCTTATGAAATGCAGCTATCCATGGGATTTAAAGGCGAGAGTAAAGAGCAGAAATGGACATCTTTCTAATAATGATGCAGCCAAATTTATAAAAGACATGTATACTGAAAGATTAAGAAAAGTATATCTTGCTCATATCAGCAAAGACAGCAATAATTATGACATAGTAAGAAATACTGTAAAAGAAGAACTTTCAACTAATAATATAAAACTTGATTTTGAAATAGCTATGCAGGATAAAGTAACAGATGTCTTTGAACTGTAG
- a CDS encoding DNA polymerase, which produces MINEEVGELWETIKFEVGGLGSNYGEGADRKLLIGSGNKEASVLFIGDDPDLYQNEDLKVASGSSGEFLIKLCDIEGILPDEYYITTLAKKDCKFRDYMEDDQNELLEMLDMQIALINPEIVVALGPEAARALLKREVKIGEERGKFIQWTGGIKLLLTYDVNFVKKSRNDSGKKSKVAIEFWSDLKLLKEEMSKGYGEEEY; this is translated from the coding sequence ATGATAAATGAAGAAGTAGGAGAACTTTGGGAAACTATAAAGTTTGAAGTTGGAGGTCTTGGAAGCAATTATGGAGAAGGAGCGGATAGAAAACTCCTCATAGGAAGCGGAAATAAAGAAGCATCTGTTCTTTTTATAGGAGATGACCCAGATCTTTATCAAAATGAAGATTTAAAAGTTGCTTCTGGTTCTAGTGGAGAATTCCTCATAAAATTATGTGATATAGAAGGAATACTGCCAGATGAATATTACATAACTACACTTGCTAAAAAAGACTGCAAATTTAGAGATTATATGGAAGATGATCAGAATGAATTGCTTGAAATGCTGGATATGCAGATAGCTCTTATAAACCCTGAAATAGTTGTAGCTTTAGGACCAGAGGCAGCAAGGGCTCTTCTCAAAAGAGAAGTAAAAATAGGAGAGGAAAGAGGAAAATTTATTCAATGGACTGGAGGAATAAAACTTCTTTTGACATATGATGTTAATTTTGTAAAAAAATCTAGAAATGATAGTGGTAAAAAATCTAAAGTAGCTATAGAATTCTGGAGTGACCTTAAACTTTTGAAAGAGGAGATGTCAAAAGGATATGGAGAAGAAGAGTATTAG
- the recG gene encoding ATP-dependent DNA helicase RecG has product MKKEEYRDMYQPIEDAEIKYFDEKNTNKLKRLGIKSLYDLFYYFPRAYDDRTNIMKIGDLRGDEYVVLKATLLTVSAPPTRSGLKMVKATATDNTGIIELVWFQMPYLRKTLKIGEEYIFIGQIKRGYIYQLVNPEFKLGSNQQKLEAGEILPIYSTSKEMPQNTLRKLMKEAVKSKLYIFQENIPEEILKKYKVMNREQAMKEIHFPTNSKNLEEAKRRFAIEELLILEMGILQKRFEMDSQNTSKYELEDKKTLVKQYLENLTFSLTKAQKKVITEIYRDLSNGRIINRLIQGDVGSGKTIVSMVLLLYMVENSYQGVLMAPTEILAVQHYLSVKDKFEKLGVRVELLTGSFKGKAKQKLLDSIKEGEVDIVIGTHALIEENVEFERLGLIIIDEQHRFGVVQRKLLRDKGVLANLVVMSATPIPRSLALSIYGDLDVSVIDELPPGRKPIKTKWIATIDETKTMYEFIGKKLSQGRQAYFVAPLIEESEKLAAKSTEELLEEVSKYLPDYRIGVLHGRMKNADKDEIMSSFKNKELDIMVSTTVIEVGVDVPNATVMVINNAERFGLSALHQLRGRVGRGEYQSYCFLVSRTDNAVSKSRLQVMEETQDGFKIAEEDLKLRKSGEIFGTKQSGFSDLKFTDIVHDVKTIKLVKDICTDYLKENKGIIKNRYLKYDIEEKFKEN; this is encoded by the coding sequence ATGAAAAAAGAAGAATACAGAGATATGTATCAGCCTATAGAAGATGCTGAAATAAAGTATTTCGATGAAAAAAATACAAATAAGCTGAAAAGATTGGGAATAAAATCTTTGTATGATTTATTCTATTATTTCCCAAGAGCATATGATGACAGAACTAATATCATGAAGATAGGAGATCTTCGTGGGGATGAATATGTAGTTCTTAAAGCAACTCTTCTTACTGTGAGTGCGCCCCCCACTAGGTCGGGGCTGAAGATGGTCAAGGCAACAGCTACCGACAATACAGGGATAATAGAGCTGGTGTGGTTTCAAATGCCTTATCTTAGAAAAACTCTAAAGATAGGAGAGGAATATATATTCATTGGTCAGATAAAAAGAGGTTATATATATCAGCTGGTAAATCCAGAATTCAAATTAGGAAGCAATCAGCAGAAACTTGAAGCTGGAGAAATACTTCCTATATACAGTACAAGCAAAGAAATGCCGCAGAATACTCTTCGAAAATTGATGAAAGAGGCTGTGAAAAGCAAATTATATATTTTTCAAGAAAATATTCCAGAAGAAATATTGAAAAAATATAAAGTAATGAATAGAGAGCAGGCTATGAAGGAAATACATTTTCCAACTAATAGTAAAAACCTTGAAGAAGCAAAGAGAAGATTTGCTATAGAAGAACTATTAATTTTAGAGATGGGAATACTTCAAAAAAGATTTGAAATGGATAGCCAGAATACAAGTAAATACGAGCTTGAAGATAAAAAAACCTTAGTAAAACAATACCTTGAAAATTTAACTTTTTCTCTGACGAAAGCGCAAAAGAAAGTCATAACAGAAATATACAGAGATCTTTCTAATGGAAGGATAATAAATAGGCTTATACAGGGAGATGTAGGAAGTGGAAAAACAATAGTATCTATGGTCCTTTTACTTTACATGGTAGAAAATTCATACCAGGGAGTATTAATGGCACCAACAGAGATACTTGCAGTACAGCATTATCTTTCTGTAAAAGATAAATTTGAAAAACTTGGAGTAAGAGTGGAACTTCTTACAGGAAGTTTTAAAGGAAAAGCTAAACAGAAACTTCTTGATTCAATAAAAGAGGGAGAAGTTGATATAGTAATAGGAACTCATGCTCTTATAGAAGAAAATGTAGAATTTGAAAGACTTGGTCTAATAATAATAGATGAACAGCATAGATTTGGTGTAGTTCAAAGAAAATTATTGAGAGATAAGGGAGTTCTTGCTAATTTAGTGGTAATGAGTGCAACACCAATTCCAAGATCATTGGCATTAAGTATTTATGGAGATTTGGATGTATCAGTAATAGATGAACTTCCTCCAGGGAGAAAACCTATAAAAACTAAATGGATAGCTACAATAGATGAAACAAAAACTATGTATGAATTTATTGGGAAAAAATTATCTCAAGGAAGACAGGCATATTTTGTAGCACCTCTTATAGAGGAAAGTGAAAAACTAGCAGCTAAATCTACAGAGGAACTTCTTGAAGAAGTGAGTAAATATCTTCCTGATTATAGAATAGGGGTACTTCATGGAAGAATGAAGAATGCTGATAAAGATGAAATAATGAGCAGTTTTAAAAACAAGGAACTGGATATTATGGTATCTACAACTGTTATTGAAGTAGGAGTAGATGTACCGAATGCTACAGTTATGGTAATAAATAATGCTGAAAGATTTGGACTTTCTGCTCTGCATCAGTTAAGAGGAAGAGTAGGCAGAGGAGAATATCAATCTTACTGTTTTCTTGTATCGAGAACAGATAATGCAGTTTCTAAATCCAGACTTCAAGTAATGGAAGAAACACAGGATGGATTTAAGATAGCGGAAGAAGATTTAAAACTTAGAAAATCAGGAGAGATATTTGGAACAAAACAGAGTGGGTTTAGTGATCTTAAATTTACAGACATAGTTCATGATGTAAAAACTATAAAACTTGTAAAAGATATATGCACAGATTATCTTAAAGAAAATAAAGGAATAATAAAAAACAGATATCTAAAATATGATATTGAAGAAAAGTTTAAAGAAAATTAG